One stretch of Meleagris gallopavo isolate NT-WF06-2002-E0010 breed Aviagen turkey brand Nicholas breeding stock chromosome 14, Turkey_5.1, whole genome shotgun sequence DNA includes these proteins:
- the SLC6A8 gene encoding sodium- and chloride-dependent creatine transporter 1, which produces MKQGGIAAWNIAPLFKGLGLASMVIVFFCNSYYIMILVWGLFYLVHSLTDTLPWATCGHAWNTERCTEFFHLELCRNASANASAAVTALNVSCVDMADKRSPVIEFWENKVLRLSGDLSEPGEMNWQMILCLVTTWIIVYFCIWKGVKSTGKIVYFTALFPYVVLILLLVHGVTLPGALGGIVYYLKPDWSKLAEAQVWIDAGTQIFFSYAIGLGALTALGSYNRFHNNCYRDAYILAVINSSTSFFAGFVVFSVLGFMASEQGVDISKVAESGPGLAFIAYPKAVTLMPLSPLWATLFFFMLLVLGLDSQFVGVEGFITGILDLFPQPGAGSLRREITAALCCLVCCLIDLSMVTQGGMYVFQLFDNYSASGITLLWQAFWECVVIAWVYGADRFMDXXXXXXXXXPLPFMKWCWAVVTPLVCVGIFLFHVVNYKPLTYNKTYVYPWWGDAIGWVLALSSMLCIPCTVIYKLLRCKGSLRERWQLLTTPIWGHHHLEYLTPEAEAKLLAPEPPKEKTTLFETVI; this is translated from the exons ATGAAGCAGGGGGGCATCGCCGCATGGAATATTGCTCCGCTCTTCAAAG GTCTGGGCTTGGCCTCCATGGTTATCGTCTTCTTCTGTAACTCCTACTACATCATGATCCTGGTGTGGGGGCTCTTCTACCTGGTGCACTCGCTGACCGACACGCTGCCCTGGGCCACCTGCGGCCACGCGTGGAACACAGAGCGGTGCACAGAGTTCTTCCACCTGGAGCTGTGCCGCAACGCCAGTGCCAACGCCAGCGCCGCCGTCACCGCCCTCAACGTCAGCTGCGTCGACATGGCCGATAAGCGCTCACCTGTCATCGAGTTCTGGGA GAACAAAGTGCTGCGGCTGTCGGGGGACCTGAGCGAGCCAGGGGAGATGAACTGGCAGATGATCCTGTGCCTGGTCACCACCTGGATCATCGTCTACTTCTGCATCTGGAAGGGCGTCAAGTCAACCGGGAAG ATTGTCTACTTCACGGCGCTGTTCCCTTACGTGGtcctcatcctgctgctggTGCACGGCGTGACGCTGCCCGGAGCGCTGGGCGGCATCGTCTACTACCTGAAGCCCGACTGGTCCAAGCTGGCTGAGGCACAG GTCTGGATCGATGCCGGCACTCAGATCTTCTTCTCTTACGCCATTGGGTTGGGAGCGCTGACGGCGCTGGGCAGCTACAACCGCTTCCACAACAACTGCTACAG GGACGCCTACATCCTGGCCGTCATCAACAGCTCCACCAGCTTCTTCGCCGGTTTCGTCGTGTTCTCTGTGCTGGGCTTCATGGCTTCGGAGCAGGGTGTGGATATCTCCAAAGTGGCCGAATCTG GCCCCGGGTTGGCCTTCATTGCCTACCCCAAAGCCGTGACGCTGATGCCCCTGTCCCCGCTGTGGGCCACGCTCTTCTTCTTCATGCTCCTGGTGCTGGGACTGGACAGCCAG TTTGTCGGTGTGGAGGGTTTCATCACGGGCATCCTGGACCTGTTCCCCCAGCCGGGGGCTGGCTCACTGCGCCGTGAGATCACCGCCGCGCTCTGCTGCCTCGTCTGCTGCCTCATCGACCTCTCCATGGTGACACAG GGCGGCATGTACGTGTTCCAGCTGTTTGACAACTACTCAGCCAGCGGGATCACGCTGCTGTGGCAGGCCTTCTGGGAGTGCGTGGTCATCGCCTGGGTGTACG GCGCTGACCGCTTCATGGAC NNNNNNNNNNNNNNNNNNNNNNNNNNNCCGCTGCCCTTCATGAAGTGGTGCTGGGCCGTGGTGACGCCGCTGGTCTGCGTG GGCATCTTCTTGTTCCACGTGGTGAACTACAAACCGCTGACGTACAACAAGACCTACGTGTACCCGTGGTGGGGCGATGCCATCGGCTGGGTCCTGGCGCTCTCCTCCAtgctctgcatcccctgcaccgTCATCTACAAGCTCCTGCGCTGCAAAGGCTCCTTGCGCGAG cGCTGGCAGCTGCTGACCACGCCGATCTGGGGCCACCACCACCTGGAGTACCTGACGCCCGAGGCCGAAGCCAAACTGCTGGCCCCGGAGCCCCCCAAAGAGAAGACGACGCTCTTTGAGACTGTGATCTGA
- the LOC100544458 gene encoding epidermal differentiation-specific protein-like, which translates to MNKITVYERADFEGLSREFTCDVPDLHELDFGDCIASLKVVGQPWIAYTQPKYEGEPHVFEEGEYAAVERPNSFSALRLVHHDLLDPQITLYERPHLQGACKVVSEETNLAYGYFNDRVASHVVQRGVWLLYQHPNRGGWHCLAWPGERVDDYGAQLHFQARLSHLRPLRPGRPTVTAQLLWDQKRIEAEREVLVDEIVGVNETESEQALAAGSTREYSTTLWQSFHFSNATSLRAGLSFTLAVEASNVFTVQKGRSESCTRRERSEVALPAKVPPRTQLTVHVLRKEVTLSVPVLLTITQNEAVRTEMGEYRSVSGTNVCARFSMRPLPAAGTRREEQTGAAAGTEQVHGVGMGQVAAIGTEPGDDVEHVPTGY; encoded by the coding sequence ATGAACAAGATCACGGTGTACGAGCGTGCTGACTTCGAGGGGTTGAGCCGTGAGTTCACCTGCGACGTGCCCGACCTGCATGAGCTGGATTTTGGCGACTGCATCGCCTCGCTGAAGGTGGTGGGGCAGCCCTGGATCGCCTACACCCAGCCCAAGTACGAGGGCGAGCCGCACGTCTTCGAGGAGGGTGAGTACGCGGCCGTGGAGCGGCCCAACAGCTTCTCGGCACTGCGCCTGGTGCACCACGACCTGCTGGACCCACAGATCACCCTCTACGAGCGGCCCCACCTGCAGGGCGCCTGCAAGGTGGTCAGCGAGGAGACCAACTTGGCATACGGGTACTTCAATGACCGCGTGGCCTCGCATGTGGTGCAGCGCGGGGTCTGGCTGCTCTACCAGCACCCCAACCGCGGCGGCTGGCACTGCTTGGCGTGGCCCGGGGAGCGCGTGGACGACTACGGGGCACAGCTGCACTTCCAGGCCCGACTGTCCCACCTGCGCCCGCTGCGGCCCGGCCGCCCCACAGTCACTGCGCAGCTCCTGTGGGACCAGAAACGCATAGAGGCAGAGCGGGAGGTGCTGGTGGATGAGATCGTGGGGGTGAATGAGACCGAATCGGAGCAGGCGCTGGCGGCCGGCAGCACGCGGGAGTACAGCACGACACTGTGGCAGAGCTTCCACTTCAGCAACGCCACCAGCCTGCGGGCCGGGCTCTCCTTCACGCTGGCCGTGGAGGCCAGCAACGTCTTCACAGTGCAGAAGGGCCGCAGCGAGTCGTGCACGCGGAGGGAGCGCAGTGAGGTGGCCCTGCCTGCCAAGGTCCCACCGCGCACGCAGCTCACCGTCCACGTGCTGCGCAAGGAGGTGACGCTGTCGGTGCCCGTGCTGCTCACCATCACGCAGAACGAGGCCGTGCGCACCGAGATGGGGGAGTACCGCAGCGTGTCGGGCACCAACGTCTGTGCGAGGTTCAGCATGAGGCCGCTGCCCGCCGCGGGCACCAGGAGGGAGGAGCAGACGGGGGCTGCGGCGGGCACTGAGCAGGTGCACggtgtggggatggggcagGTGGCGGCCATAGGGACAGAGCCAGGGGACGACGTGGAGCATGTGCCTACCGGGTACTGA
- the QARS1 gene encoding LOW QUALITY PROTEIN: glutamine--tRNA ligase (The sequence of the model RefSeq protein was modified relative to this genomic sequence to represent the inferred CDS: inserted 1 base in 1 codon), which produces MAAMAAAEEAEVLNLFTGIGLTEAKARETLRNAALSAQLRQAVLQARAALGSGLDKATGALLYNAAAXXXXXXXXXXXXXXXXXXXXXXXXXXXXXXXXXAPRSAPGVRXVEAVVSRHREELLAERYHFNTGLLMAEARSRLQWADGKSIKNEVDLQVLHLLGPKTEADLEKKPKVAKARPAPVEKQKAPVVENGEVGTETKSLLEQLRGEALKFHKPGENYKTEGYVVTPNTMALLKQHLAVTGGQVRTRFPPEPNGILHIGHAKAINFNFGYAEANGGICFLRYDDTNPEKEEEKYFTAIREMVEWLGYQPYAVTHASDYFDQLYTWALELIRRGQAYVCHQKVEEIKGHNPPPSPWRDRPVEESLVLFEDMRKGKFGEGEATLRMKLVMEDGKMDPVAYRVKFTPHHRTGDKWCIYPTYDYTHCLCDSIEHITHSLCTKEFQARRSSYFWLCNALDVYCPVQWEYGRLNLLYTVVSKRKIIRLVETGAVRDWDDPRLFTLTALRRRGFPPEAINNFCARVGVTVAQATMEPHLLEACVRDVLNEQAPRAMAVLEPLKVTITNFPAPQTIDVLVPNFPADESRGFHKVPFQSVVYIEETDFKEEADRGYKRLALGQPVGLRHTGYVIAVQNVIKDAHGRVIELEVTCTKSDAAEKPKAFIHWVSEPRVCEVRLYERLFLHKNPEDPSEVPGGFLSDLNPDSLHVVDNALVDSSVLGAQPFDKFQFERLGYFSVDPDSNDSKLVFNRTVTLKEDPGKA; this is translated from the exons ATGGCGGCGATGGCGGCGGCGGAGGAAGCGGAGGTGCTGAATTTGTTCACCGGCATCGGGCTGACCGAGGCCAAGGCACGCGAGACGCTGCGCAACGCCGCGCTGAGCGCGCAGCTCCGCCAGGCCGTGCTGCAGGCCCGCGCCGCGCTGGGCTCAGGCCTGGATAAAGCCACCGGCGCCCTGCTGTACAACGCGGCCGCNNNNNNNNNNNNNNNNNNNNNNNNNNNNNNNNNNNNNNNNNNNNNNNNNNNNNNNNNNNNNNNNNNNNNNNNNNNNNNNNNNNNNNNNNNNNNNNNNNNNGCTCCCCGCTCAGCTCCTGGGGTTC AGGTGGAGGCCGTGGTCAGCCGGCACcgggaggagctgctggcagagcgGTACCACTTCAACACGGGGCTGCTGATGG CGGAGGCGCGGAGCCGGCTGCAATGGGCAGATGGGAAGAGCATCAAGAACGAGGTGGATCTGCAG gtgctgcatttgctgggaCCAAAGACAGAAGCTGATctggaaaagaaaccaaag GTTGCCAAGGCCCGGCCAGCCCCAGTGGAGAAGCAGAAGGCGCCGGTGGTGGAGAATG GTGAGGTGGGCACAGAGACGAAGtcgctgctggagcagctgcgAGGAGAAGCTCTGAAATTCCACAAGCCGG GAGAGAACTACAAGACGGAGGGCTACGTGGTGACACCAAACACCATGGCTCTGCTGAAGCAGCACCTGGCAGTCACGGGTGGGCAG GTGCGGACGCGGTTCCCTCCTGAGCCCAACGGCATCCTGCACATTGGCCATGCCAAGGCCATCAACTTCAACTTTGGTTATGCTGAG GCCAATGGGGGAATCTGCTTCCTGCGCTATGACGATACCAACCctgagaaggaggaggagaagtaCTTCACAGCCATCCGGGAGATGGTGGAGTGGCTTG GCTACCAGCCCTATGCTGTGACCCATGCTTCAGACTATTTTGACCAGCTCTACACCTGGGCTCTGGAGCTCATCCGCAG GGGACAGGCCTACGTCTGCCATCAGAAGGTTGAGGAGATCAAGGGCCATAACCCACCACCATCACCGTGGCGGGACCGGCCTGTGGAGGAGTCACTAGTGCTCTTTGAG GACATGCGAAAAGGGAAgtttggggagggggaggcCACGCTGCGAATGAAGCTGGTGATGGAAGATGGGAAGATGGACCCTGTTGCCTACCGTGTCAAGTTCACTCCGCACCACCGCACCGGGGACAAGTG GTGCATCTACCCGACGTATGACTACACACACTGCCTCTGCGACTCCATCGAGCACATCACACACTCCCTCTGCACCAAGGAGTTCCAGGCCAG GCGCTCCTCCTACTTCTGGCTGTGCAACGCGCTGGATGTGTACTGCCCTGTGCAGTGGGAATATGGCCGCCTCAACCTGCTCTACACTGTTGTCTCCAAGAGGAAGATCATCCGTCTGGTGGAGACTGGGGCTGTGCG GGACTGGGATGACCCGCGGCTCTTCACGCTGACTGCCCTGCGCCGGCGAGGCTTCCCTCCTGAGGCCATCAATAACTTCTGTGCACGG GTTGGTGTGACAGTGGCCCAGGCGACGATGGAACCACACTTGCTGGAGGCGTGCGTGAGGGATGTGCTGAATGAGCAGGCCCCCCGCGccatggctgtgctggagcccctCAAGGTCACCATCACCAACTTCCCGGCCCCCCAG ACAATCGACGTCCTCGTGCCTAACTTTCCTGCTGATGAGAGCCGGGGCTTCCACAAAGTGCCCTTCCAGTCCGTCGTCTACATCGAGGAGACTGACTTCAAGGAG GAGGCGGACAGGGGCTATAAGCGCCTGGCCCTCGGGCAGCCAGTGGGGCTGCGGCACACCGGCTACGTCATCGCCGTGCAGAATGTCATCAAG GATGCCCATGGGCGTGTCATTGAGCTGGAGGTGACCTGCACCAAGTCAGATGCAGCAGAGAAGCCCAAAGCCTTCATCCATTGGGTGTCAGAGCCACGGGTGTGCGAAGTGCGGCTGTATGAGCGGCT GTTTTTGCACAAAAATCCTGAGGACCCTTCAGAGGTGCCGGGTGGATTCCTGAGCGACCTCAACCCC GACTCCCTACATGTGGTGGACAATGCCCTGGTTGACAGCTCCGTCCTCGGGGCCCAGCCCTTTGATAAGTTCCAGTTCGAGCGCCTGGGCTACTTCTCAGTGGATCCTGACAGCAATGACAGCAAG CTGGTGTTCAACCGGACTGTGACGCTGAAGGAGGACCCTGGCAAAGCCTGA
- the QRICH1 gene encoding glutamine-rich protein 1 codes for MNNSLENTISFEEYIRVKARTIPQHRMKEFLDSLASKGPEALQEFQQTATTTMVYQQGGNCIYTDSTEVAGSLLELACPVTTSVQQQTQQEQQIQVQQPQQVQVQVQVQQSPQQVSAQQLSPQLTVHQASEQPIQVQVQIQGQGQQQASQTIQSQCLQSPSPSQLQAAQIQVQHVQTAQQIQAAEIQEEHIQHQQIQAQLVAGQAITGGQQIQIQTVGALSPPPSQQGSPREGERRISTASVLQPVKKRKVDMPITVSYAISGQPVATVLAIPQGQQQSYVSLRPDLLTVDSAHLYSATGTITSPTGETWTIPVYSAQPRGDLQQQNITHIAIPQEAYNAVHVSGSPTTLTTVKLEDDKDKMVGSTSVVKNSHEEVVQTLANSLFPAQFMNGNIHIPVAVQAVAGTYQNTAQTVHIWDPQQQQQQPTPQEQGQQQQQLQVTCSAQTVQVAEVEQQQQPQTSPELLLPNSLKPEEGLEVWKSWAQTKNAELEKEAQNRLAPIGRRQLLRFQEDLISSAVAELNYGLCLMTREARNGDGEPYDPDVLYYIFLCIQKYLFENGRVDDIFSDLYYIRFTEWLHEVLKDVQPRVSPLGYVLSSHVTEEMLWECKQLGAHSPSTLLTTLMFFNTKYFLLKTVDQHMKLAFSKVLRQTKKNPSNPKDKSTSIRYLKAHGAHQTGQKVTDDMYAEQTENPENPLRCPIKLYDFYLFKCPQSVKGRNDTFYLTPEPVVAPNSPIWYSIQPISREQMEQMLTRILVIREIQEAIAVANASTMH; via the exons ATGAATAATTCTCTGGAGAACACCATTTCCTTTGAAGAATACATCCGTGTGAAGGCACGAACAATCCCCCAGCACAGGATGAAGGAGTTCCTGGACTCCCTGGCTTCCAAGGGGCCGGAAGCTCTGCAGGAGTTTCAGCAGACAGCCACCACCACGATGGTGTACCAGCAGGGTGGCAACTGCATTTACACGGACAGCACAGAGGTGGCCGGGTCTTTGCTTGAACTTGCTTGCCCTGTGACAACCAGTGTCCAGCAGCAAACTCAGCAAGAGCAGCAGATACAGGTTCAGCAACCCCAGCAAGTCCAG GTTCAGGTCCAGGTCCAGCAGTCACCGCAGCAGGTCTCCGCCCAGCAGCTCTCCCCGCAGCTCACTGTCCATCAAGCTTCTGAGCAGCCGATACAGGTCCAGGTGCAGATCCAAGgccaggggcagcagcaggcgTCCCAGACAATACAGAGTCAGTGTCTTCAGAGCCCCAGCCCGTCTCAGCTGCAGGCGGCTCAAATCCAAGTGCAGCACGTGCAGACTGCCCAGCAGATCCAGGCCGCGGAGATACAGGAGGAGCACATACAACACCAGCAGATCCAGGCACAGCTTGTGGCAGGACAGGCCATTACTGGTGGTCAGCAGATCCAGATCCAGACAGTGGGGGCATTGTCACCTCCACCTTCCCAACAAGGCTCTCCAcgagagggagagaggaggatCAGCACCGCCAGCGTCCTTCAGCCAGTGAAGAAACGCAAAGTGGATATGCCTATTACTGTATCCTATGCTATTTCAGGGCAGCCAGTTGCCACAGTGTTGGCCATTCCTCAGGGCCAGCAGCAAAGTTATGTCTCTCTAAGGCCAGACTTGCTAACAGTGGACAGTGCCCACCTGTACAGTGCCACTGGGACCATTACTAGCCCCACTGGAGAGACTTGGACCATCCCTGTTTACTCTGCTCAGCCACGTGGTGACCTTCAGCAGCAAAACATAACCCACATCGCCATCCCTCAGGAGGCCTACAATGCTGTCCACGTCAGTGGCTCCCCAACGACACTGACCACGGTGAAGCTGGAAGATGACAAGGATAAGATGGTGGGAAGTACTTCAGTAGTGAAGAACTCTCACGAGGAAGTGGTGCAGACTCTTGCTAATTCACTCTTTCCAGCGCAGTTTATGAATGGCAACATCCACATTCCAGTGGCAGTGCAGGCTGTGGCCGGGACATACCagaacacagcacagacagTGCACATATGGGACCcgcagcagcaacagcagcagcccacACCCCAAgagcaggggcagcagcagcaacaactaCAAGTCACTTGCTCA gCTCAAACTGTTCAGGTTGCTGAAgtagaacagcagcagcagccgcaGACTTCACCTGAACTTCTACTTCCAAACTCTCTGAAGCCAGAAGAAGGGCTTGAAGTGTGGAAAAGCTGGGCACAGACCAAGAATGCAGAGCTGGAGAAAGAAGCCCAAAATAGGCTAGCACCTATTGGAA gacgTCAGCTGCTGAGGTTCCAGGAAGATCTCATATCTTCAGCTGTGGCTGAGCTGAATTATGGTCTATGTTTAATGACACGAGAAGCGCGGAATGGTGATGGTGAACCGTATGATCCAGATGTGCTCTATTATATCTTCCTGTGTATTCAGAAG TATCTCTTTGAAAATGGGCGAGTAGATGACATCTTCTCGGATCTCTACTATATTCGCTTCACTGAATGGCTGCATGAGGTTCTCAAGGATGTACAGCCTCGTGTTTCCCCCCTTG GTTATGTCCTCTCCAGTCATGTAACGGAAGAGATGCTGTGGGAGTGTAAGCAGCTGGGAGCTCACTCCCCTTCCACCTTGCTCACTACACTGATGTTTTTTAATACAAA ATACTTCCTGTTGAAGACAGTAGACCAGCACATGAAGCTGGCCTTCTCCAAGGTATTGAGGCAGACCAAGAAGAACCCTTCCAATCCCAAGGATAAAAGCACGAGTATCCGCTATCTGAAGGCTCACGGTGCACACCAGACAGGCCAGAAAG TTACAGATGACATGTATGCAGAGCAGACTGAGAATCCAGAGAACCCCCTGAGGTGTCCGATAAAGCTGTATGACTTCTACCTCTTCAAATG CCCCCAGAGTGTGAAAGGCCGGAATGACACGTTTTACTTGACTCCGGAGCCAGTGGTGGCCCCCAACAGCCCTATCTGGTATTCCATCCAGCCGATCAGCAGAGAGCAGATGGAGCAGATGCTCACCCGGATCCTGGTGATACGAGAGATTCAGGAAGCTATTGCCGTAGCTAATGCCAGCACCATGCACTAA